From the genome of Candidatus Chlamydia corallus, one region includes:
- a CDS encoding alpha/beta hydrolase: MRKVTFLVSCLLSIATAGVSAAPIQIPGFPQIPEELAQINTEVRPKQEVCLAVNIPTRNCNLIGVLHLPNTLVPEGGFPTVMLFHGFRGTKFGGLAGAYRKLGRKLAAAGIATLRVDMAGCGDSEGFADEVSVATYLRDAQTILETVKQHPDLNEYRLGVAGFSLGCHTAFELAKIYTPSTSNIKALSLWAPVADGGILLKELYESFCKHGQGDIVSIGKDFGFGPPPLILCPGDAELFIRIQDHVTANSLPTKLYILHQQGANDGLVSFTHQMLFKNTAPGRMTFTIYPNTGHNLATSPNLDIILDEIVNHFQQIL; encoded by the coding sequence ATGCGTAAAGTTACTTTTTTAGTTTCTTGCCTACTTTCAATAGCTACAGCAGGAGTTTCGGCAGCTCCGATACAGATTCCAGGATTCCCTCAAATTCCAGAAGAGCTTGCTCAAATTAACACAGAAGTGCGTCCGAAACAGGAAGTGTGCTTGGCAGTTAATATACCAACCCGCAATTGCAATCTTATCGGTGTTCTACACCTTCCCAATACGTTGGTCCCAGAAGGAGGCTTCCCTACAGTTATGTTGTTTCACGGTTTCCGAGGAACAAAATTCGGAGGTTTAGCTGGGGCCTATCGAAAACTAGGGCGAAAGTTAGCTGCTGCTGGTATTGCGACTTTACGTGTTGACATGGCTGGGTGCGGAGATAGTGAAGGATTTGCTGACGAAGTTTCTGTAGCCACCTATTTACGCGATGCACAAACAATACTTGAAACTGTCAAGCAACACCCCGATCTCAATGAATATCGGCTAGGAGTTGCGGGTTTTTCTTTAGGGTGTCATACAGCTTTTGAACTGGCTAAAATCTATACCCCGAGCACTTCAAATATTAAAGCCCTAAGTTTATGGGCTCCGGTTGCGGATGGCGGTATCTTATTAAAAGAGCTTTATGAGAGCTTCTGTAAACATGGTCAAGGAGATATTGTCTCCATCGGAAAGGACTTTGGTTTTGGTCCTCCTCCTTTAATTCTTTGCCCTGGAGATGCCGAACTCTTCATACGCATCCAGGATCATGTTACAGCAAATTCTCTACCAACAAAACTGTATATTCTTCATCAGCAGGGCGCTAATGATGGCCTTGTTTCTTTTACTCATCAGATGCTATTTAAAAATACGGCTCCTGGAAGAATGACTTTTACCATTTATCCTAATACAGGGCACAACCTAGCAACCTCTCCTAATTTAGATATTATCCTGGACGAAATTGTGAATCACTTTCAACAAATACTCTGA
- a CDS encoding DUF648 domain-containing protein: MKSLDSYFLLDARIISTSPYGLNLAKEEHGILTTAVKILKILSFILLFPIF, translated from the coding sequence ATGAAGAGTTTAGACTCTTATTTTCTTCTTGATGCCCGAATTATTTCCACGTCACCCTATGGACTTAATCTAGCTAAGGAAGAACATGGAATACTTACTACAGCAGTAAAGATTTTAAAGATCCTCTCCTTTATCCTCCTGTTCCCTATTTTTTAA
- the leuS gene encoding leucine--tRNA ligase, with protein MRYDPCLIEKKWQKFWKEHQSFQANECKDKIKYYVLDMFPYPSGAGLHVGHLIGYTATDIVARYKRARGFAVLHPMGWDSFGLPAEQYAIRTGTHPKVTTQKNIANFKKQLSAMGFSYDEEREFATSDPDYYRWTQKLFLFLYDQGLAYMADMAVNYCPELGTVLSNEEVENEFSIEGGYPVERRMLRQWILKITAYADKLLEGLDELDWPENIKQLQKNWIGKSEGALVTFNLTKEGSLEAFTTHLDTLLGVSFLVIAPEHPDLDFIVSEEQREEVATYVQESLRKSERDRISSVKVKTGVFTGNYVQHPITGKLLPVWISDYVVLGYGTGIVMGVPAHDERDRAFAEEFSLPIHQVIDVNGICINSNHNEFCLNGLSGKEAKDYALEYLKKCSLVRAKTMYKLRDWLFSRQRYWGEPIPIIHFQDGTHRPLEDDELPLLPPDIDDYRPEGFGQGPLAKARDWVDVQDKKTGRPGYRETYTMPQWAGSCWYYLRFCDAHNSQVPWSKEKEKYWMPVDLYIGGAEHAVLHLLYSRFWHRVFYDAGLVSTPEPFKKLINQGLVLASSYRIPGKGYLSLEEVREENGQWVSTSGEIVEVRQEKMSKSKLNGVDPQVLIEEYGADALRMYAMFSGPLGKNKIWSNEGVGGCRRFLNRFYDLVTSSDVQDIEDREGLVLAHKLVFQITEHIEKMSLNTIPSSFMEFLNDFSKLSVYSKGALSMAVRVLEPIAPHISEELWVFLGNPPGINQAEWPQIDENYLVAETVVFIVQVNGKLRGRLEIAKEAPKEKILALSRDLVAKYLKNSQIRKEIYVPNKLVNFVL; from the coding sequence ATGCGATATGACCCCTGCTTAATAGAAAAAAAATGGCAAAAATTTTGGAAAGAGCACCAGAGCTTTCAAGCAAACGAATGCAAAGATAAGATAAAATATTATGTTTTAGATATGTTCCCATATCCTTCAGGAGCAGGTTTGCATGTAGGCCATCTTATTGGTTATACGGCTACAGATATTGTGGCGAGATATAAAAGAGCTCGGGGATTTGCAGTTCTTCATCCTATGGGCTGGGATAGCTTTGGTTTGCCAGCAGAACAATATGCGATTCGGACAGGGACGCACCCTAAAGTGACGACCCAGAAGAATATCGCTAATTTTAAAAAACAGCTTTCTGCTATGGGATTTTCCTATGATGAAGAACGAGAATTTGCTACTAGTGATCCTGACTACTATCGTTGGACCCAGAAACTTTTTCTTTTTCTTTATGATCAAGGACTAGCTTATATGGCAGACATGGCAGTAAACTACTGCCCAGAACTTGGTACCGTTTTATCCAATGAAGAAGTTGAAAATGAATTTTCTATAGAAGGAGGATATCCTGTAGAACGGAGAATGCTTCGTCAGTGGATCCTTAAGATCACAGCATACGCTGACAAGTTATTAGAAGGGCTTGATGAGCTTGATTGGCCTGAAAATATTAAGCAGTTACAGAAAAATTGGATAGGCAAATCAGAAGGTGCTCTCGTAACATTTAATTTAACGAAAGAAGGAAGTTTAGAAGCTTTTACTACCCATTTAGACACTTTATTAGGCGTGAGCTTCCTAGTCATTGCTCCAGAGCATCCAGATCTAGATTTTATAGTAAGCGAAGAACAAAGAGAGGAAGTCGCAACTTATGTCCAAGAGAGCCTCAGGAAAAGTGAACGAGATCGTATTAGCTCTGTTAAGGTAAAAACAGGGGTCTTTACAGGAAACTATGTGCAGCATCCTATTACAGGAAAACTTTTACCTGTTTGGATTTCAGATTATGTTGTCTTAGGATATGGAACAGGAATTGTGATGGGAGTTCCAGCTCATGACGAGAGAGATCGAGCATTTGCAGAAGAGTTTTCTCTTCCCATTCATCAGGTTATTGATGTTAACGGTATTTGTATTAATAGTAATCATAACGAATTTTGTCTAAATGGTTTGTCTGGTAAGGAAGCTAAAGATTACGCACTAGAATACCTAAAGAAATGTTCTCTCGTAAGAGCTAAAACTATGTACAAGCTGCGAGATTGGCTCTTTTCTAGACAGAGATACTGGGGAGAGCCTATCCCTATCATTCATTTTCAGGATGGTACCCACCGTCCTTTAGAAGATGATGAGTTGCCTCTCCTCCCTCCCGATATTGATGACTATCGTCCTGAAGGATTCGGTCAGGGTCCCTTAGCAAAAGCTCGAGATTGGGTGGATGTCCAGGATAAGAAGACAGGCAGACCAGGCTATAGAGAGACCTATACTATGCCACAATGGGCAGGATCTTGCTGGTATTATCTCCGTTTTTGTGATGCGCATAATTCTCAGGTTCCCTGGAGTAAGGAAAAGGAAAAATATTGGATGCCAGTAGATCTTTACATTGGAGGTGCAGAACACGCGGTTCTCCATCTCCTTTACTCTAGATTTTGGCATCGCGTCTTTTATGATGCCGGTCTTGTCTCAACACCAGAGCCTTTTAAGAAACTTATTAACCAAGGACTCGTGCTTGCGTCCTCATATCGAATTCCTGGTAAAGGATACCTAAGTTTAGAAGAGGTAAGGGAAGAAAATGGACAGTGGGTCTCAACTTCTGGAGAGATTGTCGAAGTGCGGCAAGAGAAAATGTCTAAATCCAAACTCAATGGTGTTGACCCTCAGGTTTTGATTGAAGAGTATGGTGCAGATGCCTTACGTATGTATGCAATGTTTTCAGGACCTTTGGGTAAAAATAAAATCTGGTCCAATGAAGGTGTTGGGGGATGTCGTCGTTTCCTAAATCGTTTTTATGATTTGGTTACTTCGTCGGATGTTCAAGATATAGAAGACCGTGAGGGGCTAGTTCTTGCTCATAAATTAGTGTTTCAGATTACAGAACATATTGAAAAAATGTCTTTAAATACTATACCGTCTTCATTTATGGAATTTCTAAACGACTTTTCAAAGCTTTCGGTCTATTCTAAAGGTGCTTTGTCGATGGCTGTTCGTGTGTTGGAGCCGATAGCTCCACATATCAGCGAGGAGTTGTGGGTGTTCTTAGGGAATCCTCCTGGGATTAATCAAGCAGAATGGCCTCAAATAGACGAAAATTACTTAGTTGCTGAAACAGTGGTTTTTATTGTTCAGGTTAATGGGAAGTTGCGAGGACGTCTCGAGATTGCAAAAGAAGCTCCTAAAGAGAAGATTTTAGCCCTGTCTAGAGACTTAGTTGCAAAGTATCTAAAGAATAGTCAAATACGAAAAGAAATTTATGTTCCTAATAAACTAGTGAATTTTGTCTTATGA
- a CDS encoding FAD-dependent monooxygenase, which yields MVGILVIGANPTGLILANMLIQHGISVKVIDNRASPEDPSFLDCRKLPIILSCSSLELLHNSEMLGDFVQAHHKIFGARYHWKKRTLLFKFSQATDSPVPFSLSTTYQNLEKHLINEFLKRGGVIDWSTRPVTLVDNSIFIESTKVSQSFENREIYNPKWIIACEADNNLDIKDLVKSHLRARKINREVVFINCDEGEPFEEDHIHLLPITKNFLNFVFYNPQERTKQLCLPQGTHFISPKLKQKLLYTYNLVISDEKFHIKTSHLTFPLEYGNLLFLGSLSNTLLLSYLNGINTNIHAAFNLAWKLLPVLKKAALKHLVITKEHEDGNILPYISSTTEKRAKKLPFSRLYTPALMYYFLKGCRKFNTTGEEYYYPPHQALRYRSSDIIKMSPLDKEINGPGPGMRAIDACLENGSFLLDPLKSSKHLLIFFKDIPDLKEALQEEYGEWIEVSIVKESRILTLYHANPNSLFIIRPDRYIGYRTHTFKLHELISYLLRIFASEKTN from the coding sequence ATGGTAGGCATTTTAGTCATAGGTGCTAATCCTACAGGTCTTATTTTAGCAAACATGCTAATACAACATGGGATCTCTGTAAAAGTTATCGATAATAGAGCTTCTCCCGAAGATCCCAGTTTCTTGGATTGTCGTAAGCTTCCTATAATCTTGTCCTGTTCTTCCTTGGAGCTTCTTCACAATAGTGAAATGCTGGGTGATTTTGTTCAAGCCCATCACAAGATCTTTGGTGCGCGTTACCACTGGAAAAAGAGAACCTTATTATTTAAGTTCAGTCAGGCTACAGATTCTCCAGTTCCTTTCTCTCTATCAACAACATACCAAAATTTAGAAAAACATCTTATTAATGAATTTCTAAAACGAGGAGGAGTCATCGATTGGTCGACACGCCCAGTGACTCTAGTTGATAATAGTATCTTTATCGAAAGTACCAAAGTATCGCAAAGTTTTGAAAATCGTGAAATCTATAATCCAAAGTGGATTATAGCTTGTGAGGCGGATAACAACCTAGACATCAAGGATCTTGTTAAAAGCCATTTGAGAGCACGTAAAATAAATCGAGAGGTTGTTTTTATCAATTGCGATGAAGGCGAGCCCTTTGAAGAGGATCACATCCATCTCCTTCCTATCACCAAAAACTTTTTAAACTTTGTTTTCTATAATCCCCAAGAAAGAACTAAGCAACTCTGTTTGCCCCAAGGAACTCATTTTATATCCCCGAAGCTTAAGCAAAAGCTATTGTATACCTATAATCTGGTCATTTCTGATGAAAAATTCCATATAAAAACCAGTCATCTAACGTTCCCACTTGAATACGGAAATTTATTATTTCTAGGCAGCCTTTCGAATACTCTACTTCTTTCTTATCTTAACGGTATTAATACTAATATTCATGCAGCCTTTAACCTCGCCTGGAAGCTACTTCCTGTATTAAAAAAGGCTGCTTTAAAACATTTGGTTATTACGAAGGAACACGAAGACGGCAATATCCTGCCCTACATTAGTTCCACTACAGAAAAGCGTGCGAAGAAACTACCGTTTTCTCGCCTTTATACACCTGCTTTAATGTATTACTTTTTAAAGGGATGCCGCAAGTTCAATACTACAGGAGAAGAGTACTACTATCCACCTCATCAAGCGTTACGATACCGTTCTAGCGATATTATTAAAATGTCTCCCCTGGACAAGGAAATTAACGGTCCTGGTCCAGGAATGAGAGCTATAGACGCTTGCCTAGAAAACGGTTCTTTTCTCCTAGATCCTTTAAAAAGTAGTAAGCATCTTCTGATTTTTTTCAAAGATATTCCCGATCTGAAAGAAGCTCTCCAAGAAGAATATGGCGAATGGATAGAGGTTAGCATTGTTAAGGAATCTCGAATCCTCACACTCTATCATGCTAATCCAAATTCATTATTTATTATCCGCCCCGATCGTTACATTGGGTATAGAACACATACTTTCAAACTACATGAGTTGATCTCTTATCTACTTAGAATTTTTGCGAGTGAGAAGACGAACTAG
- the ligA gene encoding NAD-dependent DNA ligase LigA — translation MEEESSQAHYLALCHELEEHDYSYYVLHCPKISDYEYDMKMRRLLEIEKSHPEWKVLWSPSTRLGDRPSGNFSLVSHKEPMLSIANSYSLEELAEFFSRIERSLGMSPRYTIELKIDGIAVAIRYEDRVLVQALSRGNGKEGEDITANIRTIRSLPLRLPKDAPEFVELRGEVFFSYSTFQAINDKQQQLKKAVFANPRNAAGGTLKLLSPQEVAKRKLEISIYNLIAVGNSDSHYQNLHQCVQWGFPVLGQPRLCSNPDEVISVLKTIETERDSLPMEIDGVVIKVDSLSSQRFLGTTGKHYRWALAYKYAPEEAETLVEDILIQVGRTGVLTPVAKLTPVLLSGSLVSRASLYNEDEIHRKDIRIGDTVCVAKGGEVIPKVVRVCKEKRLENSEVWNMPQFCPVCHSQVVREEDKVSVRCVNPHCVAGAIEKIRFFVSRGALNIDHLGGKVITKLFELGLIQTFADLFQLTTEDLMQIPGIRERSARNILKSIEQARNVDLDRFLVALGIPYTGIGVATVLAQHFKTLDQVISATFEELLSLEGIGEKVARSVIDYFSDSNHLKEIKRMQDLGVCVAPYCKSGSTCFGKAFVITGTLSGISRLEAETAIRNRGGKVGASVSKQTDYLVVGANPGSKLEKARELGVSILDQEAFTNLMQSK, via the coding sequence AGAGAAAAGTCATCCCGAATGGAAAGTATTGTGGTCTCCCTCAACGCGTCTTGGAGATCGTCCCTCTGGAAATTTTTCTTTAGTTTCCCATAAAGAACCGATGCTTTCGATAGCCAATAGCTATTCTCTAGAAGAACTGGCTGAATTTTTCTCTAGGATAGAAAGATCTCTAGGGATGAGTCCACGTTATACCATAGAACTTAAAATTGATGGGATTGCAGTAGCAATACGTTATGAAGATCGTGTGTTAGTTCAGGCCCTTAGCCGAGGAAATGGGAAAGAGGGCGAAGATATCACAGCAAATATTCGTACAATACGCTCCTTGCCTCTGAGACTTCCGAAAGATGCTCCAGAGTTTGTCGAACTACGGGGCGAAGTATTCTTTTCTTATTCTACGTTCCAAGCGATCAACGATAAGCAGCAACAGCTAAAAAAAGCTGTTTTTGCGAATCCAAGAAATGCTGCAGGAGGGACCTTAAAGTTGCTTTCTCCTCAAGAAGTGGCAAAACGTAAATTGGAAATTTCCATCTATAATCTCATTGCTGTAGGAAATAGTGATTCTCATTATCAAAATCTTCACCAATGCGTTCAATGGGGATTTCCTGTATTAGGTCAACCAAGATTATGTTCCAACCCAGATGAAGTGATCTCAGTTTTAAAGACTATAGAAACTGAAAGGGATTCACTACCTATGGAAATTGACGGTGTTGTCATAAAAGTAGATAGTTTGTCGAGCCAAAGATTTCTTGGAACAACAGGAAAGCACTATCGGTGGGCACTAGCTTATAAATATGCTCCTGAGGAAGCAGAGACTCTTGTTGAAGATATTTTAATTCAAGTAGGAAGAACGGGGGTTCTTACTCCTGTGGCTAAACTCACGCCCGTATTGTTATCAGGATCTTTAGTATCCAGAGCTTCTCTATACAACGAGGATGAGATTCATAGAAAAGACATCCGTATTGGTGATACTGTTTGTGTTGCTAAAGGTGGAGAGGTGATTCCAAAAGTAGTTAGGGTTTGCAAGGAAAAGCGCCTTGAGAATTCTGAAGTTTGGAATATGCCGCAGTTCTGTCCTGTTTGTCATAGTCAGGTGGTGCGAGAAGAGGATAAAGTGTCTGTGCGTTGTGTAAATCCTCACTGTGTTGCAGGAGCGATTGAGAAAATCCGTTTTTTTGTTAGCCGGGGGGCTCTAAATATAGATCATTTAGGGGGCAAGGTAATCACGAAGCTTTTTGAATTAGGGTTAATTCAAACGTTTGCAGACCTTTTTCAGCTTACTACCGAAGATTTAATGCAAATTCCAGGGATTCGAGAACGTTCCGCAAGAAATATTCTAAAGAGTATAGAGCAGGCTAGAAATGTGGATCTTGATCGTTTTCTTGTTGCTCTGGGGATTCCTTACACTGGAATCGGTGTTGCTACTGTACTTGCACAGCACTTCAAGACTTTAGATCAGGTGATTTCGGCAACTTTTGAAGAGCTTCTTTCCCTTGAGGGTATTGGAGAGAAGGTTGCTCGCTCTGTTATTGATTATTTTTCAGACTCAAATCATCTTAAGGAAATTAAGCGCATGCAGGATTTGGGGGTTTGCGTGGCTCCTTATTGTAAGTCAGGATCTACTTGTTTTGGCAAGGCTTTTGTAATCACGGGGACATTATCAGGAATCTCTCGATTGGAAGCAGAAACTGCTATACGGAATCGTGGGGGTAAAGTAGGTGCCTCTGTTTCGAAACAGACTGACTATTTAGTTGTGGGTGCGAATCCTGGATCTAAATTAGAAAAAGCTAGGGAATTGGGAGTCTCTATTTTAGATCAAGAGGCCTTTACAAATTTAATGCAGTCAAAATAA
- the waaA gene encoding lipid IV(A) 3-deoxy-D-manno-octulosonic acid transferase, with product MMLQSNRIFKCFYNIALVCAFVVALPKILYKMLVYGKYKKFLAIRFGIKKPHVPGEGPLVWFHGASVGEVRLLLPVIKKFFEEFPGWRCLVTSCTELGEQVARQVFTPMGVTVSILPLDFSIIIKSVVRKLRPSLVVFSEGDCWLNFIEEAKRIGATAVVINGKISIDSSKRFKFLKRLGRNYFSPVDGFLLQDEVQKQRFLSLGIPESKLQVTGNIKTYLKAQTGLDVERETWRDRLGLLRDSRLVVLGSMHTSDAEKWLPAVQKLIKEGVFVLWVPRHVEKIKDVEESLNRFRIPYGLWSRGANFSSVPVVVVDKIGLLKQLYLAGDLAFVGGTFDPKIGGHNLLEPLQSEVPLIFGPYITSQSELAQRLLLSGAGLCLDGTEPLIDTVSFLINNSEVREAYVQKGKAFIEAEGAAFDCTWRALKHYIPLYKNS from the coding sequence ATGATGCTACAAAGTAATCGTATTTTTAAGTGCTTCTATAATATTGCTTTAGTTTGCGCATTTGTAGTTGCCCTGCCTAAAATTCTTTATAAGATGTTAGTTTATGGCAAATATAAGAAGTTTTTGGCGATTCGTTTCGGTATAAAAAAGCCGCATGTTCCTGGAGAAGGTCCTTTGGTATGGTTTCATGGAGCATCCGTTGGTGAAGTTCGTTTGCTCTTACCTGTAATTAAAAAGTTTTTTGAAGAATTTCCTGGTTGGCGTTGTTTAGTGACGTCATGTACAGAACTTGGAGAGCAAGTTGCAAGACAAGTATTTACTCCTATGGGAGTCACCGTTTCGATACTGCCTCTCGATTTTAGCATAATTATCAAGTCTGTTGTCCGTAAACTGCGCCCTTCTCTTGTCGTCTTTTCTGAAGGGGACTGCTGGTTAAATTTTATTGAGGAAGCAAAGCGTATAGGAGCGACTGCTGTAGTCATCAACGGTAAAATTTCTATTGATTCTTCCAAGCGTTTTAAATTTTTAAAGCGTCTAGGTAGAAACTACTTTTCTCCAGTAGATGGATTTTTATTGCAGGACGAAGTCCAAAAACAACGTTTTCTTTCTTTAGGGATACCTGAAAGTAAGTTGCAGGTTACGGGAAATATCAAGACCTATTTAAAAGCACAGACTGGGCTTGATGTAGAAAGAGAAACTTGGAGAGATCGCTTGGGCTTGCTCCGAGACTCAAGATTGGTAGTCTTAGGCTCTATGCATACAAGTGATGCAGAAAAATGGCTTCCTGCGGTGCAGAAATTGATAAAAGAGGGGGTCTTTGTTTTATGGGTGCCTAGACATGTTGAAAAGATCAAGGATGTTGAAGAATCTTTAAATCGGTTTCGTATTCCTTATGGATTATGGAGCCGTGGTGCCAATTTTTCTTCTGTTCCCGTTGTTGTTGTTGATAAGATTGGCTTATTGAAACAACTTTATCTTGCTGGTGATTTAGCTTTTGTTGGAGGCACATTCGATCCTAAAATCGGAGGACATAATTTATTGGAACCTCTCCAAAGTGAAGTCCCTTTAATCTTTGGTCCGTATATTACATCGCAATCAGAACTTGCGCAACGTCTACTTCTTTCTGGTGCAGGACTTTGTTTAGACGGAACTGAGCCTCTAATTGATACTGTTTCTTTCTTAATAAATAATTCAGAAGTTCGCGAGGCCTATGTACAGAAAGGAAAAGCTTTTATAGAAGCAGAAGGAGCAGCCTTTGATTGCACATGGAGAGCATTAAAACATTATATTCCCTTGTACAAAAATAGTTAA